Proteins found in one Zea mays cultivar B73 chromosome 1, Zm-B73-REFERENCE-NAM-5.0, whole genome shotgun sequence genomic segment:
- the LOC103643261 gene encoding uncharacterized protein: MAENDTVQLQRAIFAQYIMMKRLFMELEVEREASATAASAAMSMIRKLQKEKDAERMEAWQYKRIAEEKINHTNRALDILKEVVELKQLEISYLRYQLQVCKQKLLDAGIDDCDVADETIDSDKSLFGRNNMENLCHKIKRNSSLPTLQLNKQCTDMDIKKNGGVPSARSRLTDDGCEQISIDVMALEPKESFATDLNFRGKHGEEAHSPRSGSESQTLDDPPCCSSFSVVSHQADICSDGAVQTREDKECTVNHDQLKDSCVHESETSDEPPCSSSLSVVSHQADICSDGEVPTREHNECAVNHDHLKDSCVHDSETLDEPPCSSSFSVESHQADICSDAAVQTREDNDCTVNHDQLKDSCVHDDSETLDEPPCSSSFSVVSHQADICSDGEVPTREDNECAVNHDHLKDSCVRDSQTLDEPPCSSSFSAGADICSDGAVQARGDMECTVVNHVRLKDSCAGTEIGELVAHPLSEVDPLQTPKRSNKATDSSCTGSEITTVEEPQLSPRGVTKARGPRNLSRFAETRKVGSMNNVDRHVRRSSGTYSPRAAGVERTMSKLKRVQSEKMVELGDPRTGREQIIMLKEVYEQLRMIESHMRPSGSQESPRSATSLDSVMEAALSFSL, from the exons ATGGCAGAAAACGATACTGTTCAGTTACAGAGAGCAATATTCGCCCAGTACATTATGATGAAAAGGTTATTTATGGAGTTAGAAGTGGAAagagaagcttcagcaactgctGCAAGTGCGGCCATGTCAATGATCCGAAAGCTTCAAAAAGAGAAGGATGCAGAAAGAATGGAAGCATGGCAATACAAGAGAATAGCTGAGGAAAAGATTAACCACACTAACAGAGCACTGGATATTCTGAAGGAGGTCGTGGAGCTGAAACAATTGGAGATCTCGTATCTGAGGTACCAATTGCAGGTGTGTAAACAGAAGCTACTGGATGCTGGCATTGACGATTGTGACGTTGCAGATGAGACAATAGATAGTGATAAATCTCTGTTTGGAAGAAATAACATGGAGAATCTTTGTCATaaaatcaaaagaaattcctctcTGCCAACGTTGCAGTTGAATAAACAGTGTACAGATATGGACATCAAGAAGAATGGTGGAGTACCATCCGCAAGGAGCAGGCTGACTGATGACGGTTGTGAGCAGATTTCAATAGATGTTATGGCTCTCGAGCCCAAGGAAAGCTTCGCAACAGATTTGAACTTTAGAGGAAAGCATGGTGAAGAAGCACATTCTCCAAGAAGTGGAAGTGAATCTCAGACTTTGGATGACCCTCCGTGTTGTTCCTCATTCTCAGTGGTGAGTCATCAGGCAGATATATGCAGTGATGGAGCAGTTCAGACCAGGGAAGACAAAGAATGTACAGTAAACCATGATCAACTCAAGGATTCTTGTGTACATGAGTCTGAGACTTCGGATGAGCCTCCGTGCTCTTCCTCGTTGTCAGTGGTGAGTCACCAGGCAGATATATGCAGTGATGGAGAAGTTCCGACCAGGGAACATAATGAATGTGCGGTAAACCATGATCACCTCAAGGATTCTTGTGTACATGACTCTGAGACGTTGGATGAGCCTCCGTGCTCTTCCTCGTTCTCAGTGGAGAGTCACCAGGCAGATATATGCAGTGATGCAGCAGTTCAGACCAGGGAAGATAATGATTGTACAGTAAACCATGATCAACTGAAGGATTCTTGTGTACATGATGACTCTGAGACGTTGGATGAGCCTCCGTGCTCTTCCTCGTTCTCAGTGGTGAGCCATCAGGCAGATATATGCAGTGATGGAGAAGTTCCGACCAGGGAAGATAATGAATGTGCGGTAAACCATGATCACCTCAAGGATTCTTGTGTACGTGACTCTCAGACTTTGGATGAGCCTCCGTGTTCTTCCTCGTTCTCAGCGGGGGCAGATATATGCAGTGATGGAGCAGTTCAGGCCAGGGGAGATATGGAATGCACAGTAGTAAATCATGTCAGGCTGAAGGATTCTTGTGCTGGTACTGAAATTGGCGAACTGGTAGCTCATCCATTAAGCGAAGTCGACCCACTCCAAACTCCAAAGAGAAGCAACAAAGCAACTGATTCCTCGTGTACTGGGAGTGAAATAACAACAGTAGAGGAACCTCAACTGTCTCCCAGGGGTGTCACCAAAGCGCGAGGCCCCCGCAACCTGTCTAGGTTCGCTGAAACAAGAAAGGTTGGGTCGATGAATAATGTGGATAGGCATGTGCGCCGGAGCTCCGGGACTTACTCGCCACGAGCAGCCGGTGTTGAGCGGACCATGTCGAAGCTGAAGCGCGTGCAAAGCGAGAAGATGGTCGAGCTAGGCGACCCTAGGACTGGCAGAGAACAGATCATCATGCTGAAGGAGGTCTACGAGCAGCTCCGTATGATAGAGTCACATATGAGACCTTCTGGTTCCCAGGAAAGCCCCCGAAGTGCCACGTCGTTAGATTCCGTTATGGAG GCAGCTCTGTCCTTCTCCCTATAG